The Salvia miltiorrhiza cultivar Shanhuang (shh) chromosome 1, IMPLAD_Smil_shh, whole genome shotgun sequence genome has a window encoding:
- the LOC131015341 gene encoding ATPase 11, plasma membrane-type-like, with the protein MEMDKTTAALEAINNETIDLENIPIEEVLDNLKCTEAGLSSDEVDRRLEVFGHNKLEEKKESKILKFLGFMWNPLSWVMEAAAIMAIAIPHGKKNSVDYSDFIGIMALLIVNSTISFIEENNAGNAAAALMARLAPKAKVLRDSKWKEEDAAVLVPGDIISIKLGDIIPADARLLQGDPLKIDQSALTGESLPVTKHPGDGVYSGSTCKQGEIEAVVIATGVHTFFGKAAHLVENTTHVGHFQQVLTSIGNFCICSIATGMVIEVIVLACQKRKFRDAIENLLVLLIGGIPIAMPTVLSVTMAIGSHRLSQQGAITKRMTAIEEMAGMDVLCSDKTGTLTLNKLTVDKNIVEVFAKDVDKDMVVLMAARASRLENQDAIDCAIVSMLDDPKEARAGITEVHFLPFNPTDKRTALTYLDTHGKMHRVSKGAPEQILNLAYNKSDIAKRVHSIIDKFAERGLRSLAVARQEVPEGSKESPGGPWEFLGLLPLFDPPRHDSAETIRKALDLGVSVKMITGDQLAIAKETGRRLGMGTNMYPSSSLLGDHKDSSAAALPVEELIEKADGFAGVFPEHKYEIVKILQTRKHICGMTGDGVNDAPALKIADIGIAVADSTDAARSASDIVLTEPGLSVIISAVLTSRAIFQRMKNYTIYAVSITIRIVMGFMLLTAFWKFDFPPFMVLVIAILNDGTIMTISKDRVRPSPLPDCWKLSEIFATGIVLGAYLALMTVIFFYLAYETTFFAKHFHVEDFSQHVGELIDESSKALKGKLSSAVYLQVSTISQALIFVTRSRGWSYTERPGLLLVAAFIVAQLVATLLSAEVTSDMFGVKKIGWGWTGVIWLYNILSYMLLDPIKFGVRYALSGRAWNLLLNQRTAFNSQKDFGKEAREAAWAAEQRTIHGLQSAETKMFSEKNASREMSIMAEEAKRRAEVARLRELHTLKGKVESFAKLRGLDIDVNPHYTV; encoded by the exons ATGGAGATGGACAAAACCACTGCAGCTCTAGAGGCCATTAACAATGAAACTATTGATCTg GAGAATATCCCTATCGAAGAAGTTCTTGATAACCTGAAATGCACAGAAGCCGGTCTGAGCTCCGATGAGGTGGATAGACGGCTGGAAGTGTTCGGTCACAATAAACTTGAAGAGAAAAAG GAGAGTAAAATACTCAAGTTTTTAGGATTCATGTGGAATCCTCTTTCGTGGGTTATGGAGGCAGCAGCTATTATGGCCATTGCTATTCCTCATGGAAAG AAAAACAGTGTTGATTATAGCGATTTCATTGGCATTATGGCTCTTCTTATAGTCAATTCAACTATAAGTTTTATAGAGGAGAACAATGCTGGGAATGCAGCTGCAGCTCTCATGGCTCGCCTCGCCCCCAAAGCCAAG GTTTTACGCGACTCGAAATGGAAGGAGGAAGATGCAGCAGTTTTAGTTCCGGGAGATATTATTAGCATCAAACTTGGAGATATAATTCCCGCCGACGCCAGATTACTGCAAGGAGATCCCTTGAAGATTGACCAGTCGGCTTTAACCGGCGAGTCGCTTCCGGTGACCAAGCATCCCGGAGACGGCGTCTACTCCGGGTCCACGTGCAAGCAAGGCGAGATCGAAGCAGTCGTGATCGCCACCGGAGTTCATACTTTCTTCGGAAAGGCAGCTCATCTCGTTGAAAACACCACACATGTTGGCCATTTTCAGCAGGTCCTGACATCCATCGGAAACTTCTGCATCTGCTCCATCGCCACCGGCATGGTGATCGAGGTCATCGTGCTCGCATGCCAGAAAAGGAAATTCCGCGACGCCATAGAGAACCTTCTCGTGCTGTTGATCGGTGGGATCCCCATCGCCATGCCCACGGTGCTGTCGGTGACCATGGCGATCGGGTCCCACCGCCTCTCCCAACAGGGCGCCATCACGAAGAGGATGACCGCCATCGAGGAAATGGCCGGGATGGATGTTCTGTGCAGTGATAAAACCGGCACTCTAACTCTCAACAAGCTTACGGTCGACAAGAACATCGTTGAGGTCTTCGCAAAAGATGTTGACAAGGATATGGTTGTGTTAATGGCTGCAAGAGCTTCAAGGTTGGAGAATCAAGACGCTATTGACTGCGCCATTGTTTCCATGTTAGATGATCCTAAAGAG GCACGTGCCGGGATAACAGAAGTTCACTTCCTCCCTTTCAACCCGACTGACAAGAGGACTGCACTCACCTACTTAGACACTCATGGAAAAATGCATAGAGTCAGCAAAGGTGCTCCAGAGCAG ATTCTTAACCTGGCATATAACAAATCAGACATTGCAAAGAGAGTGCATTCTATCATTGATAAGTTTGCTGAGAGAGGCCTCAGATCACTTGCTGTTGCTCGTCAG GAAGTCCCGGAAGGAAGCAAAGAAAGCCCCGGTGGGCCCTGGGAATTTCTTGGCCTTCTCCCTCTCTTTGATCCGCCCCGTCATGACAGCGCAGAGACTATCAGGAAAGCTCTTGATCTTGGAGTTAGTGTTAAAATGATTACAG GTGATCAACTAGCAATTGCTAAGGAGACTGGACGGCGACTTGGAATGGGCACCAACATGTATCCTTCATCATCATTACTCGGTGACCACAAAGACTCCTCGGCTGCGGCTCTGCCGGTGGAGGAACTCATCGAGAAAGCCGATGGATTCGCCGGCGTCTTCCCAg AGCACAAGTACGAGATTGTAAAGATCTTGCAGACGAGGAAGCACATCTGCGGGATGACAGGGGACGGAGTGAACGACGCGCCGGCGCTGAAGATCGCAGACATAGGCATCGCAGTTGCGGATTCGACGGATGCTGCTCGCAGTGCATCCGACATAGTACTCACTGAGCCGGGGCTGAGTGTCATCATCAGCGCCGTCTTAACGAGCCGCGCCATCTTCCAGAGGATGAAGAACTACACA aTATATGCTGTGTCCATTACTATACGCATAGTG ATGGGATTCATGTTGCTCACAGCATTTTGGAAGTTCGATTTCCCTCCGTTTATGGTTCTTGTCATTGCAATTCTTAATGATG GTACTATTATGACAATATCAAAAGACAGAGTGAGGCCGTCTCCATTGCCGGATTGTTGGAAGCTGAGTGAAATTTTCGCGACTGGGATCGTTCTAGGAGCTTACCTTGCTCTAATGACCGTTATATTCTTCTATTTAGCCTATGAAACAACCTTTTTCGCG AAACATTTCCATGTAGAAGACTTCAGCCAGCACGTTGGCGAGCTAATAGATGAGAGCTCCAAAGCATTGAAAGGCAAGTTATCATCTGCTGTGTACCTTCAAGTGAGCACCATCAGCCAAGCCTTGATTTTCGTCACTCGCTCCAGAGGATGGTCCTACACCGAGCGACCCGGTCTGCTCCTCGTCGCCGCCTTCATCGTTGCACAACTG GTTGCAACCTTGTTATCTGCGGAGGTGACATCTGACATGTTTGGGGTGAAGAAAATCGGGTGGGGATGGACTGGTGTGATCTGGTTGTATAATATTCTGTCGTACATGCTGCTTGATCCTATCAAATTTGGAGTCCGATATGCTCTCTCTGGCAGAGCTTGGAATCTCCTGCTTAACCAAAGG ACTGCGTTCAACTCCCAAAAGGATTTCGGAAAGGAAGCTCGAGAAGCAGCATGGGCGGCGGAGCAGAGAACCATCCACGGGCTGCAATCGGCGGAGACGAAAATGTTCAGCGAGAAGAACGCGTCGAGGGAGATGAGCATCATGGCGGAGGAAGCCAAGAGACGCGCAGAAGTTGCGAGGTTGAGGGAGCTGCACACACTCAAAGGGAAGGTGGAGTCGTTTGCAAAGTTAAGGGGGTTAGACATTGATGTCAACCCACACTACACTGTCTGA